Proteins encoded together in one Catellatospora citrea window:
- a CDS encoding DNA cytosine methyltransferase gives MSELWPHLPAAVGAVVYADLVAGGEPVARESHPDQTWSPIGGRVSGKQVRELIDAVSRLAEKYEYPEPAGRDARVAFDRDAAALVRHHLSLSWAEAGNRNLWSFLSLVALPHVTKWRFGLKNVERWIATDLTRHTWARLWWQAVVFAGHEHVLAALSESDLNALLERRSLGGDPRLVRETARAVTTLAAEPLRRAVIRDVTLRLNRHLAFLDVRAQSDEQVRELCTRLTAETLTRLGAGVQSDLRAVGSAAVRPRTPDPSAIGPAHGANARLRSLELCAGAGGSALGLEQAGFDPVMLIDNRAVACETLRLNRPHWDVRDVDLLDFAPAEYGYARGVDLLSAGLPRVQASATVNRTRGSDLELQLFEATVKMTGVVEPRALLIENMPDLVTKPDYAPIRTFVEEELSPLGYRCKWLVVNASDFGVPQDRRQGVLVALAGDAIDRFELHPDPSLPVQTVGSVLKDSMAAAGWPQAEEWAAQAQEFAPTLVGGSWERGGPDLGPTGSKNAWARIGVDGATVADEPPGPDFLWDRHLGRPGLIKLTVEQVALLQGFPPDWRIAGLKTARYRQIGHASPPPVARALGLAIRAALGEG, from the coding sequence GTGAGCGAACTGTGGCCGCACCTTCCCGCGGCGGTCGGCGCAGTCGTGTACGCGGACCTGGTGGCAGGCGGCGAACCGGTTGCGCGTGAGAGCCACCCGGATCAGACCTGGTCGCCGATCGGGGGTCGAGTCTCGGGCAAGCAGGTGCGGGAGCTGATCGACGCGGTGTCGCGCCTGGCCGAGAAGTACGAGTACCCCGAACCTGCAGGGCGTGATGCACGGGTCGCCTTCGACCGCGATGCGGCCGCACTCGTCCGACACCATCTGTCGCTCTCGTGGGCGGAGGCGGGCAACCGCAATCTCTGGTCGTTCCTTTCGCTGGTGGCCCTTCCTCACGTCACGAAGTGGCGCTTCGGCCTCAAGAACGTCGAACGGTGGATCGCCACCGACCTGACCCGGCACACGTGGGCCCGACTGTGGTGGCAGGCCGTGGTCTTCGCCGGACACGAGCACGTGCTCGCCGCGCTGAGCGAGAGCGACCTCAACGCCCTCCTCGAACGCCGCAGTCTCGGCGGGGATCCGCGCCTCGTCCGGGAGACGGCGCGTGCGGTGACGACGTTGGCCGCCGAACCTCTTCGCCGGGCCGTCATCCGCGACGTCACGCTACGTCTCAACCGACACCTGGCGTTCCTCGACGTACGGGCGCAGTCCGACGAACAGGTCCGTGAGCTGTGCACGAGACTGACCGCCGAGACGCTGACCCGCCTGGGCGCCGGGGTGCAGTCCGACCTCCGGGCGGTGGGCTCGGCGGCGGTCCGGCCGCGGACGCCGGACCCATCCGCCATAGGGCCGGCGCACGGGGCGAACGCCAGGCTGCGGTCTCTGGAGCTGTGCGCCGGCGCCGGAGGCTCTGCGCTCGGTCTGGAGCAGGCCGGGTTCGATCCGGTGATGCTCATCGACAACAGGGCCGTCGCATGCGAGACGCTGCGCTTGAACCGCCCTCACTGGGACGTACGCGACGTGGACCTGCTGGACTTCGCTCCCGCCGAGTACGGATATGCCCGCGGCGTCGACCTGTTGTCGGCCGGACTCCCACGAGTCCAGGCCAGCGCGACGGTCAACCGAACCCGTGGCAGCGATCTCGAGCTGCAACTGTTCGAGGCGACCGTGAAGATGACGGGTGTCGTCGAGCCGCGGGCGCTGCTGATCGAGAACATGCCGGATCTGGTCACCAAGCCCGATTACGCACCGATCCGGACCTTTGTGGAAGAGGAACTCTCCCCGCTCGGATACCGGTGCAAGTGGCTCGTCGTCAACGCCTCGGACTTCGGTGTACCGCAAGATCGCAGGCAAGGCGTTCTGGTGGCCCTTGCTGGAGACGCGATCGATCGGTTCGAGCTGCATCCGGATCCATCGCTGCCGGTGCAGACCGTGGGTTCGGTCCTCAAGGACTCCATGGCCGCTGCGGGATGGCCCCAAGCCGAAGAGTGGGCGGCTCAGGCGCAGGAGTTCGCCCCGACCCTGGTCGGCGGATCATGGGAGAGGGGCGGCCCCGACCTCGGCCCGACCGGCTCCAAGAACGCATGGGCCCGGATCGGGGTGGACGGCGCGACCGTGGCCGACGAGCCTCCGGGGCCGGACTTCCTCTGGGATCGACACCTCGGACGCCCAGGGCTTATCAAGCTAACCGTCGAACAGGTGGCGCTGTTGCAGGGCTTCCCGCCGGACTGGCGAATCGCCGGACTCAAGACAGCGAGATACCGACAGATCGGGCATGCGTCACCACCGCCAGTTGCCAGAGCCCTCGGACTGGCGATCCGAGCCGCCCTAGGCGAGGGATAG
- a CDS encoding very short patch repair endonuclease encodes MQSNKGRDTEPELALRSAVHRLGLRYRVCMRPVKAIRRTADMCFTRVRVAVFLDGCFWHGCPVHHTKAKTNAAYWADKVVRNRERDADTDRVLGEHGWTVVRVWEHEEPVVAAQRIADVVRAAASDPETRSGEDNARAR; translated from the coding sequence ATGCAGTCGAACAAGGGCAGGGACACAGAGCCCGAACTGGCTCTGCGCTCGGCCGTGCATCGACTCGGACTGCGTTACCGCGTTTGCATGAGGCCGGTGAAGGCCATCCGACGCACAGCCGACATGTGCTTCACTCGCGTGCGCGTCGCAGTATTCCTCGACGGCTGCTTCTGGCACGGCTGTCCCGTCCACCACACCAAAGCGAAGACGAACGCGGCCTACTGGGCTGACAAGGTGGTCCGCAATCGCGAGCGCGACGCCGATACCGACAGGGTGCTGGGCGAGCACGGCTGGACCGTCGTGCGTGTGTGGGAACATGAGGAGCCGGTGGTTGCCGCCCAACGGATCGCGGACGTCGTCCGTGCAGCGGCCAGCGACCCGGAGACCCGTTCGGGCGAGGACAACGCGAGGGCCCGTTAG